A single genomic interval of Corvus cornix cornix isolate S_Up_H32 chromosome 1, ASM73873v5, whole genome shotgun sequence harbors:
- the USP5 gene encoding ubiquitin carboxyl-terminal hydrolase 5 isoform X2, whose protein sequence is MAELSEALLSVLPSIRVPKAGDRVHKDECAFSFDTPESDGGLYICMNTFLGFGKQYVEKHYQKTGQRVYLHLKRTRKPKEEDTNSSAGDPPRKKPTRLAIGVEGGFDITEEKFEYDEDVKIVIFPDHLDIPRDGLEGLPDMVKDRIASAIEAILTADSASRKQEVQAWDGEVRRVSKHAFSLHQLQNDVRIPPCGWKCSKCDMKENLWLNMTDGAILCGRRYFDGSGGNNHAVEHYRETGYPLAVKLGTITPDGADVYSYDEDDMVLDPNLAEHLAHFGIDMLKMQKTDKTMTELEIDMNQRIGEWELIQESGVQLKPLYGPGYTGIRNLGNSCYLNSVMQVLFSIPDFQRKYVDKLEKIFQSAPSDPTQDFSTQVAKLGHGLLSGEYSRPASADGEQQPDQKGMQNGIAPRMFKSLIGKGHPEFSTNRQQDAQEFFLHFINMVERNCRSSENPNEVFRFLVEEKLKCLATEKVKYTQRVDYIMQLPVPMDAALNKDELLEYEEKKRQAEEEKQPLPELVRAKVPFSSCLEAYGAPEQVDDFWSTALQAKSVALKTTRFASFPDYLVIQIKKFTFGLDWVPKKLDVSIEMPEELDISALQGMGLQDGEEEMPDIAPPLVTPDEPKAPMLDESVIIQLVEMGFPMDACRKAVYYTGNSGVEAAMNWVMSHMDDPDFANPLVLPGSSGPGSTIACPDPPSEDSVATIVSMGFSRDQAMKALRATNNSLERAVDWIFSHIDDLDAEAAMDISEGRSAAESISESIPVGPKVRDGPGKYQLFAFISHMGTSTMCGHYVCHIKKDGRWVIYNDQKVCASEKPPKDLGYIYFYQRIPS, encoded by the exons ATGGCGGAGCTGAGCGAGGCGCTGCTGTCGGTGTTACCGTCCATCCGGGTGCCCAAGGCCGGCGACCGCGTCCACAAGGACGAGTGCGCCTTCTCCTTCGACACGCCG gaGTCAGATGGCGGCTTGTATATCTGCATGAACACGTTCCTGGGCTTTGGGAAGCAGTATGTGGAAAAGCACTATCAGAAAACAGGCCAGCGGGTCTACCTGCACCTCAAAAGAACACGTAAACCg aaggaagaagacaccaactccagtgctggggaccccCCAAGGAAGAAACCAACTCGCTTGGCTATTG gTGTAGAAGGTGGATTTGacatcacagaagaaaagtttGAGTATGATGAAGAtgtaaaaatagtaattttccCAGACCATTTGGATATTCCACGTGATGGGCTGGAGGGACTACCAGACATGGTCAAAGACAGG ATTGCCAGTGCGATTGAGGCCATCCTGACAGCAGATTCAGCCTCACGGAAGCAGGAGGTGCAGGCTTGGGATGGGGAGGTTCGACGTGTTTCCAAGCACGCTTTTTCCCTGCACCAGCTTCAGAACGATGTCCGCATCCCACCGTG TGGCTGGAAGTGCAGCAAGTGTGACATGAAGGAGAACCTGTGGCTGAACATGACTGACGGAGCCATCCTCTGTGGTCGGCGCTACTTTGATGGCAGTGGTGGCAACAACCACGCCGTCGAGCACTACCGAGAAACCGGCTACCCGCTGGCTGTGAAACTGGGAACAATTACTCCTGATGGGGCTG ATGTCTACTCCTATGACGAGGATGACATGGTGTTGGATCCCAACCTGGCAGAACACCTGGCACACTTTGGGATTGACATGCTTAAGATGCAGAAG acAGACAAGACAATGACAGAACTGGAAATAGACATGAACCAGCGCATTGGGGAGTGGGAGCTCATCCAGGAGTCTGGCGTTCAACTCAAGCCCCTCTATGGGCCTGGGTACACTGGTATCCGTAACCTGGGCAACAGTTGCTACCTCAATTCTGTGATGCAGGTGCTGTTCAGTATCCCAGACTTCCAGAGAAA GTATGTGGACAAACTGGAGAAGATATTCCAAAGTGCACCTTCGGACCCCACACAGGATTTCAGCACACAAGT AGCCAAACTGGGCCATGGACTGCTTTCTGGGGAGTATTCAAGGCCAGCTTCTGCAgatggggagcagcagcctgatCAGAAG GGTATGCAAAATGGCATTGCTCCACGCATGTTTAAGTCCCTCATCGGAAAGGGGCACCCAGAATTTTCCACTAACCGACAGCAAGATGCCCAGGAATTCTTTCTGCACTTCATCAACATGGTGGAG AGGAACTGCCGCAGCTCGGAGAACCCTAATGAGGTCTTCCGTTTTCTGGTGGAGGAGAAGCTGAAGTGCCTGGCCACAGAAAAGGTGAAATATACCCAGCGTGTGGACTATATTatgcagctgcctgtgcccatGGATGCTGCACTCAACAAAG ATGAACTGCTGGAATATGAGGAGAAGAagaggcaggcagaggaggagaagcagccacTGCCTGAGCTGGTGCGAGCCAAGGTGCCTTTCAGCTCCTGCCTAGAGGCCTATGGAGctccagagcaggtggatgaTTTCTGGAGCACAGCCTTGCAGGCCAAGTCTGTGGCTCTCAA AACGACACGGTTCGCCTCTTTCCCAGATTATCTGGTCATCCAGATCAAGAAGTTCACTTTCGGTCTGGACTGGGTTCCCAAAAAGCTTG ATGTTTCCATTGAAATGCCAGAGGAGCTGGATATCTCTGCACTGCAGGGAATGGGGCTGCAggatggagaagaagaaatgcCAGACATCGCACCCCCACTGGTGACACCAGATGAGCCCAAAG CACCCATGCTGGATGAGTCGGTGATTATCCAGCTAGTGGAAATGGGCTTTCCCATGGATGCCTGCCGCAAAGCCGTGTACTACACAGGGAATAGTGGGGTTGAGGCGGCCATGAACTGGGTCATGTCACATATGGACGATCCAG acTTTGCTAACCCATTAGTTCTCCCTGGATCCAGTGGACCAGGGTCAACTATTGCCTGCCCAGACCCTCCTTCAGAAGACAGTGTAGCCACCATTGTCTCCATGGGCTTCTCCCGGGACCAGGCTATGAAAGCACTTAGGGCCACG AACAACAGTCTGGAACGTGCTGTGGATTGGATCTTTAGTCACATCGATGACCTCGATGCAGAAGCTGCTATGGATATCTCAGAGGGGCGCTCGGCAGCCGAATCCATCTCTGAATCCATCCCTGTGGGTCCCAAAGTGCGCGATGGGCCTGGAA AATATCAGCTGTTTGCCTTCATCAGCCACATGGGTACTTCAACTATGTGTGGACATTATGTTTGTCACATCAAGAAAGATGGCAG GTGGGTGATCTACAATGACCAGAAAGTCTGTGCTTCTGAGAAGCCCCCCAAGGACCTGGGCTACATCTACTTCTATCAGCGGATTCCCAGCTAG
- the USP5 gene encoding ubiquitin carboxyl-terminal hydrolase 5 isoform X1, whose translation MAELSEALLSVLPSIRVPKAGDRVHKDECAFSFDTPESDGGLYICMNTFLGFGKQYVEKHYQKTGQRVYLHLKRTRKPKEEDTNSSAGDPPRKKPTRLAIGVEGGFDITEEKFEYDEDVKIVIFPDHLDIPRDGLEGLPDMVKDRIASAIEAILTADSASRKQEVQAWDGEVRRVSKHAFSLHQLQNDVRIPPCGWKCSKCDMKENLWLNMTDGAILCGRRYFDGSGGNNHAVEHYRETGYPLAVKLGTITPDGADVYSYDEDDMVLDPNLAEHLAHFGIDMLKMQKTDKTMTELEIDMNQRIGEWELIQESGVQLKPLYGPGYTGIRNLGNSCYLNSVMQVLFSIPDFQRKYVDKLEKIFQSAPSDPTQDFSTQVAKLGHGLLSGEYSRPASADGEQQPDQKGMQNGIAPRMFKSLIGKGHPEFSTNRQQDAQEFFLHFINMVERNCRSSENPNEVFRFLVEEKLKCLATEKVKYTQRVDYIMQLPVPMDAALNKDELLEYEEKKRQAEEEKQPLPELVRAKVPFSSCLEAYGAPEQVDDFWSTALQAKSVALKTTRFASFPDYLVIQIKKFTFGLDWVPKKLDVSIEMPEELDISALQGMGLQDGEEEMPDIAPPLVTPDEPKGSLGFYGNEDDDSFCSPHFSSPTSPMLDESVIIQLVEMGFPMDACRKAVYYTGNSGVEAAMNWVMSHMDDPDFANPLVLPGSSGPGSTIACPDPPSEDSVATIVSMGFSRDQAMKALRATNNSLERAVDWIFSHIDDLDAEAAMDISEGRSAAESISESIPVGPKVRDGPGKYQLFAFISHMGTSTMCGHYVCHIKKDGRWVIYNDQKVCASEKPPKDLGYIYFYQRIPS comes from the exons ATGGCGGAGCTGAGCGAGGCGCTGCTGTCGGTGTTACCGTCCATCCGGGTGCCCAAGGCCGGCGACCGCGTCCACAAGGACGAGTGCGCCTTCTCCTTCGACACGCCG gaGTCAGATGGCGGCTTGTATATCTGCATGAACACGTTCCTGGGCTTTGGGAAGCAGTATGTGGAAAAGCACTATCAGAAAACAGGCCAGCGGGTCTACCTGCACCTCAAAAGAACACGTAAACCg aaggaagaagacaccaactccagtgctggggaccccCCAAGGAAGAAACCAACTCGCTTGGCTATTG gTGTAGAAGGTGGATTTGacatcacagaagaaaagtttGAGTATGATGAAGAtgtaaaaatagtaattttccCAGACCATTTGGATATTCCACGTGATGGGCTGGAGGGACTACCAGACATGGTCAAAGACAGG ATTGCCAGTGCGATTGAGGCCATCCTGACAGCAGATTCAGCCTCACGGAAGCAGGAGGTGCAGGCTTGGGATGGGGAGGTTCGACGTGTTTCCAAGCACGCTTTTTCCCTGCACCAGCTTCAGAACGATGTCCGCATCCCACCGTG TGGCTGGAAGTGCAGCAAGTGTGACATGAAGGAGAACCTGTGGCTGAACATGACTGACGGAGCCATCCTCTGTGGTCGGCGCTACTTTGATGGCAGTGGTGGCAACAACCACGCCGTCGAGCACTACCGAGAAACCGGCTACCCGCTGGCTGTGAAACTGGGAACAATTACTCCTGATGGGGCTG ATGTCTACTCCTATGACGAGGATGACATGGTGTTGGATCCCAACCTGGCAGAACACCTGGCACACTTTGGGATTGACATGCTTAAGATGCAGAAG acAGACAAGACAATGACAGAACTGGAAATAGACATGAACCAGCGCATTGGGGAGTGGGAGCTCATCCAGGAGTCTGGCGTTCAACTCAAGCCCCTCTATGGGCCTGGGTACACTGGTATCCGTAACCTGGGCAACAGTTGCTACCTCAATTCTGTGATGCAGGTGCTGTTCAGTATCCCAGACTTCCAGAGAAA GTATGTGGACAAACTGGAGAAGATATTCCAAAGTGCACCTTCGGACCCCACACAGGATTTCAGCACACAAGT AGCCAAACTGGGCCATGGACTGCTTTCTGGGGAGTATTCAAGGCCAGCTTCTGCAgatggggagcagcagcctgatCAGAAG GGTATGCAAAATGGCATTGCTCCACGCATGTTTAAGTCCCTCATCGGAAAGGGGCACCCAGAATTTTCCACTAACCGACAGCAAGATGCCCAGGAATTCTTTCTGCACTTCATCAACATGGTGGAG AGGAACTGCCGCAGCTCGGAGAACCCTAATGAGGTCTTCCGTTTTCTGGTGGAGGAGAAGCTGAAGTGCCTGGCCACAGAAAAGGTGAAATATACCCAGCGTGTGGACTATATTatgcagctgcctgtgcccatGGATGCTGCACTCAACAAAG ATGAACTGCTGGAATATGAGGAGAAGAagaggcaggcagaggaggagaagcagccacTGCCTGAGCTGGTGCGAGCCAAGGTGCCTTTCAGCTCCTGCCTAGAGGCCTATGGAGctccagagcaggtggatgaTTTCTGGAGCACAGCCTTGCAGGCCAAGTCTGTGGCTCTCAA AACGACACGGTTCGCCTCTTTCCCAGATTATCTGGTCATCCAGATCAAGAAGTTCACTTTCGGTCTGGACTGGGTTCCCAAAAAGCTTG ATGTTTCCATTGAAATGCCAGAGGAGCTGGATATCTCTGCACTGCAGGGAATGGGGCTGCAggatggagaagaagaaatgcCAGACATCGCACCCCCACTGGTGACACCAGATGAGCCCAAAGGTAGCCTGGGGTTCTATGGCAACGAGGACGACGACTCCTTCTGCTCCCCTCACTTCTCCTCTCCGACAT CACCCATGCTGGATGAGTCGGTGATTATCCAGCTAGTGGAAATGGGCTTTCCCATGGATGCCTGCCGCAAAGCCGTGTACTACACAGGGAATAGTGGGGTTGAGGCGGCCATGAACTGGGTCATGTCACATATGGACGATCCAG acTTTGCTAACCCATTAGTTCTCCCTGGATCCAGTGGACCAGGGTCAACTATTGCCTGCCCAGACCCTCCTTCAGAAGACAGTGTAGCCACCATTGTCTCCATGGGCTTCTCCCGGGACCAGGCTATGAAAGCACTTAGGGCCACG AACAACAGTCTGGAACGTGCTGTGGATTGGATCTTTAGTCACATCGATGACCTCGATGCAGAAGCTGCTATGGATATCTCAGAGGGGCGCTCGGCAGCCGAATCCATCTCTGAATCCATCCCTGTGGGTCCCAAAGTGCGCGATGGGCCTGGAA AATATCAGCTGTTTGCCTTCATCAGCCACATGGGTACTTCAACTATGTGTGGACATTATGTTTGTCACATCAAGAAAGATGGCAG GTGGGTGATCTACAATGACCAGAAAGTCTGTGCTTCTGAGAAGCCCCCCAAGGACCTGGGCTACATCTACTTCTATCAGCGGATTCCCAGCTAG
- the LRRC23 gene encoding leucine-rich repeat-containing protein 23 has translation MEDEELEGEEGKEEDEEREEEEEEEPGPCPLTEEVVKEGLSLLSKTDDGLAHAYVKFEAKDKGLTDISLLKRFIHLRYVDLSKNKLQDLSPLSSLTQLLWLKVDGNLLTSASMQELPYLQVISFDRNHIKDLEGIAHPLLANLSLKENKIQTVLGLSHDQLSSLQVLELRGNSIKTTAGLGVSKLKKLYLAQNNICSLEGLEELEQLETLHLRDNKLEALDGFSDSMKCLQYLNLRSNGIRSFQEVEKLQVLPMLQALVLMDNPCAEEPDYRLEVLSQLPQLQRLDKEFIEEDEREEAEQIRRTRLEKKKEMEGSLRDDATLPDMEEFLE, from the exons ATGGAGGACGAGGAgctggaaggggaggaggggaaggaggaggatgaggagagggaggaggaagaagaagag gAGCCGGGTCCCTGTCCCCTGACGGAGGAAGTCGTCAAGGAGGGCCTCTCTCTCCTCAGTAAGACCGACGACGGGCTGGCCCACGCCTATGTGAAGTTTGAAGCCAAAGACAA GGGCCTGACAGACATCAGCCTCCTCAAACGCTTCATTCACCTGCGGTATGTGGATTTGTCAAAGAACAAGCTGCAAGATTTGTCCCCACTGAGCAGCCTAACCCAGCTGCTTTGGCTGAAGGTGGATGGGAATCTGCTCACCAGTGCCAGCATGCAGGAGCTGCCCTACCTCCAGGTCATCAGCTTCGATCGCAACCACATCAAGGATTTGGAGGGCATTGCTCACCCCCTCCTAGCCAACCTCAGCCTGAAAG aaaataaaatccagacaGTGCTGGGCCTGAGTCACGACCAGTTGTCCAGCCTGCAAGTCCTGGAGCTGCGAGGAAACAGTATAAAGACCACAGCAGGGCTCGGTGTTTCCAAGCTCAAGAAGCTCTATCTG GCCCAGAACAACATTTGCAGCCTTGAAGGCCTTGAGGAGTTAGAGCAGCTGGAGACTCTGCACCTGCGTGACAACAAGCTTGAGGCCCTGGATGGATTCTCTGATAGCATGAAGTGCCTGCAGTACCTCAATCTACG gagCAATGGGATCAGAAGCTTTCAGGAGGTGGAAAAACTGCAGGTTCTCCCCATGCTGCAGGCACTGGTGCTGATGGACAATCCATGCGCTGAAGAACCCGATTACCGGCTGGAGgtcctgtcccagctgccacagctgcaaCGCCTCGACAAGGAATTCATTGAGGAAGATGAGCGGGAAGAGGCAGAGCAAATCCGTCGgacaaggctggaaaaaaaaaag GAAATGGAAGGATCTCTCAGGGATGATGCGACTCTTCCGGACATGGAAGAATTTCTTGAGTGA
- the TPI1 gene encoding triosephosphate isomerase yields the protein MAPRKFFVGGNWKMNGDKKSLGELIHTLNSAKLSADTEVVCGAPAIYLDFARQKLDAKIGVAAQNCYKVPKGAFTGEISPAMIKDIGAAWVILGHSERRHVFGESDELIGQKVAHALAEGLGVIACIGEKLDEREAGITEKVVFEQTKAIADNVKDWSKVVLAYEPVWAIGTGKTATPQQAQEVHEKLRGWLKSHVSDAVAQSTRIIYGGSVTGSNCKELASQHDVDGFLVGGASLKPEFVDIINAKH from the exons ATGGCGCCCAGGAAGTTCTTCGTGGGGGGCAACTGGAAGATGAACGGCGACAAGAAGAGCTTGGGCGAGCTCATCCACACGCTGAACAGCGCCAAGCTCTCCGCCGACACCG AGGTGGTTTGTGGAGCCCCCGCCATCTACCTTGACTTTGCCCGTCAGAAGCTCGATGCAAAGATTGGAGTTGCAGCACAGAACTGTTACAAGGTACCAAAGGGTGCTTTCACAGGAGAGATCAG cccagcaaTGATCAAAGATATTGGAGCTGCATGGGTGATCCTGGGCCACTCAGAGCGAAGGCATGTTTTTGGAGAGTCTGATGAG CTGATTGGGCAGAAGGTGGCTCATGCTCTGGCTGAGGGCCTTGGAGTCATTGCCTGCATTGGAGAGAAGCTGGATGAGAGAGAAGCTGGAATAACAGAGAAAGTGGTTTTTGAACAGACCAAGGCTATTGCTg ATAACGTGAAGGACTGGAGTAAAGTGGTTCTGGCCTATGAGCCAGTCTGGGCTATTGGAACTGGTAAAACTGCAACTCCCCAACAG GCTCAGGAAGTTCACGAGAAGCTGCGGGGGTGGCTGAAAAGCCACGTGTCCGATGCTGTTGCTCAGTCAACTAGGATTATCTATGGAG GTTCTGTCACTGGCAGCAACTGTAAGGAGCTGGCCTCTCAGCATGATGTGGATGGCTTCCTTGTTGGTGGAGCTTCTCTCAAGCCAGAGTTTGTGGATATTATCAATGCCAAACACTGA
- the ENO2 gene encoding gamma-enolase, with protein MAVERIHAREILDSRGNPTVEVDLYTHKGMFRAAVPSGASTGIYEALELRDNDKSRFLGKGVLQAVDHINSTVAPALVGSGLSVVDQEKIDNLMLEMDGTENKSKFGANAILGVSLAVCKAGAAEKDVPLYRHIADLAGNSDLILPVPAFNVINGGSHAGNKLAMQEFMILPVGAESFRDAMRIGAEVYHNLKSVIKEKYGKDATNVGDEGGFAPNILENSEALELLKEAIDKAGYTDKIVIGMDVAASEFYRDGKYDLDFKSPDDPSRYISGDELGDLYQSFVRDYPVVSIEDPFDQDDWEAWSKFTANVGIQIVGDDLTVTNPKRIERAVEEKACNCLLLKVNQIGSVTEAIQACKLAQENGWGVMVSHRSGETEDTFIADLVVGLCTGQIKTGAPCRSERLAKYNQLMRIEEELGDEARFAGHNFRNPSVL; from the exons ATGGCAGTCGAGAGGATCCATGCCCGCGAGATCCTGGACTCCCGTGGGAACCCCACTGTTGAGGTGGACCTGTACACACACAAAG GCATGTTTCGTGCAGCCGTCCCCAGTGGAGCGTCCACTGGTATCTATGAAGCGCTGGAGCTGCGAGACAATGACAAGTCACGTTTCCTTGGAAAAG GGGTCCTGCAGGCCGTGGATCATATCAACAGCACTGTCGCCCCAGCTCTCGTGGGCTCT GGCCTCTCTGTTGTGGATCAAGAGAAGATAGACAATCTGATGCTTGAGATGGATGGCACAGAGAACAAAT CCAAGTTTGGTGCCAACGCTATCCTGGGAGTTTCGCTGGCCGTGTGCAAGGCGGGAGCTGCGGAGAAGGATGTGCCCCTGTACCGGCACATCGCTGACCTGGCCGGCAACTCTGACCTCATCCTTCCTGTGCCA GCTTTCAACGTGATCAATGGAGGTTCCCACGCAGGCAACAAACTGGCCATGCAGGAGTTCATGATCCTGCCCGTGGGAGCCGAAAGCTTCCGCGATGCCATGCGCATCGGGGCTGAAGTCTATCACAACCTCAAGAGCGTCATCAAGGAGAAGTATGGCAAAGATGCTACCAATGTGGGTGATGAGGGAGGCTTTGCCCCCAACATCCTGGAAAATAGCGAAG ctctggagctgctcaagGAAGCTATTGACAAGGCAGGCTACACGGACAAGATTGTCATTGGTATGGATGTGGCAGCCTCCGAGTTCTACCGTGATGGCAAATACGACCTGGACTTCAAGTCCCCAGATGACCCAAGCCGCTACATTTCTGGAGATGAGCTGGGCGACCTCTACCAAAGCTTTGTACGTGATTACCCAG TGGTCTCCATTGAGGATCCCTTTGACCAAGATGACTGGGAGGCCTGGTCTAAGTTCACTGCTAATGTGGGGATTCAGATAGTGGGAGATGACCTGACAGTGACGAACCCCAAGCGCATCGAGCGAGCTGTTGAGGAGAAAGCCTGCAACTGCCTCCTGCTCAAAGTCAACCAGATTGGATCTGTCACAGAGGCCATCCAAGC CTGCAAGTTGGCCCAGGAGAATGGATGGGGTGTGATGGTGAGCCACCGATCTGGGGAGACTGAAGATACCTTCATTGCTGATCTGGTTGTAGGACTGTGCACTGGGCAG ATAAAGACGGGTGCTCCCTGCAGGTCTGAACGCCTGGCTAAATACAACCAGCTCATGAG GATTGAGGAAGAGCTTGGCGATGAAGCACGCTTCGCTGGACACAACTTTCGCAACCCAAGTGTTCTTTGA